From the Lytechinus variegatus isolate NC3 chromosome 5, Lvar_3.0, whole genome shotgun sequence genome, the window tgtcatcatcatcatcttcatcatcttcatcaatcatcatcatcgtcgtcgtcgtgatcatcgtcatcgtcatcatcgtcatcacaaccaccatgaataccaccatcatcaacatctatgtcttcatgatttttatttagtATCACTTGAACACAAAAGGTGAACATTTATAACTCATCTTTGGATCACCTGAAATACAACCCATCTCTGAAACAAAGAATACACAGAACTTTTTACAGCACTACTTGATCGGCCCTTAAATAGTTTAAATTCAGAGGGCTGTAATAAGCGAAAGCCAAAGATTAAAAGTTCCCATGTCTTACCGGTTGTCCATTGATCTTCTTGATGTTTAGGTGTGCCAGCCTGAAGAGGAGGTACTGTTTCCAGAGCACATAGTTGGTGATGGGGTTACCTTGTTTGGATATCGTCAGGGATTCTAGTCTTCTCAGTGATGCCAAGGCATTCAGCTGCACTAGATTACTGATATTGCACTCACCAAAATTCACATtctgaagagagaaagagagagggggggggaagaaaacatacatttttttaaagaaatggaatgtaaggaagaaagacaggaaacatttgatttttttagcaaaacatttgatttttcaGCTTTTGATTAGTAGTTTTGGTCAATGGgggaaaattcaattttcttctttgtgTAATATTTCAACCTGagataattttcaatttttggtaCACAGTAAATGAATTCCATTTCAGATATTGTTACTAACAcactacaaaaaatatatagtaaTACCTCTCATTCTTTGAGAAGCATTTAGTTCTACTTTCAACAAAAATAAGGACTTCAATTACTCTCTTTGATGAGATACCAGTAAAGTGTCTCTACCCATTAAATGGTAGGTGTATCCTACAAGACTTACAGAGACATTAGGAAACCTGAGGCGTATCTTCTGCAGGTGCTTTGCGACCTTGTTGAAGTCCACAAACTTGATAGAGACGGTAGTGATAGACCCTGCTGCCTGGACACCCCAGTTCTTGTCAAGAGCATCCAGAGATCCTGGGCCATACAGGTGCAGTGTGTCCCCTTCTAACTCTGCTAGGTGGCAGACTTCATCCGGTGTGATGCTGTATTACAAGTGTATTAggtcaaatgaaatacatggAAATGAATAACAAATACTTTCCTTTAGTCGAATCTCTTAGAGACATTGAAATCTTTTCGACGTTGAAGAAATTTTACTAGTTCAGCAAATAAATTGAACTTATCATGAGTCAACTTAAGCTGGATCAATTGTAACAGTAATGAGATAATGCTCTTTATTACACaatcattaacatttttttgcagCCTTGCAAGCGAAAGCTCAGcaaaaacaggtaaatttttttaatcaattgtaACAGTAATGAGATAATGCTCTTTTTTACACaatcattaacattttttttgcagcCTTGCAAGCGAAAGCTCAGcaaaaacaggtaaatttttttaatcaattgtaACAGTAATGAGATAATGCTCTTTTTTACATaatcattaacattttttttgcagcCTTGCAAGCAAAAGCTTAgcaaaatctggtaaatttttGTGATTTGGAATAAAGAATGAGTTGTCACTTCTAGACACCAAACAAATCAATGTAAGAAACAgtagtctgcatgcacagaccctTGGTTTTTGCAATTTTGTATAGTGCATATTGTAGAGTCTGTAGTAGtaagactagattcactatgtactgtggTTAGTCAGTCAGATGATACTGAAGAATAAGgtacattattgaccctttaccaaaacATTTGACAGGattaaacataattttatgaattaatcGTGTATGTAAATAAGTGTTCAATGAAGCTTATAATATCAGTAATACTCTTGGAATACTGTACATTTTAGAGTGTGATGCTCTTTGAAACTGTCTAAATTGTAATGGGATTATCCTTTAGatgatgtattatttttttgaatttcTGAATTTCACTAAAAACTCACTTGGCAAGAAGATCAGGAGTGGGTAGCTTCCTCTGGCGAGAGTCTGAGCGTGTCGAAGGTCTGCTGGAGTCCTGACTCCTTCCTCCATCTAAGAGGTCAACCGGATGACCTTTGTCAGATCCTCCTTCGCTTGACCTGAATGAGAGAAAGATGTGATATTTATTCAGGTTCAAACAAAGCGGGGCCCCGtcacacaaaggtttgcaattaatcataaaatgaaaatggccGATCAATAATGCACGCAAGACAGACTTAGAACAATGCAAAGTGGTGctaccaaattttcatttgcacGAGCAATTACAATTTTGAGTGAGTTATTCAGGTTTTTAGCGTTAactattctgaaaataaaattcataccTTGATTATCCATCTTTTCCTCTTCCTCGTGCATTACGAATGTTGAGACTGGCTTCAAACGAAAGATGGGAAGCGTATCTTTTCattgatgtatatatatatatatttcatgatgaaaatttatgatcatgatggcaAAAAAATTACACAGAGTTCgagtttccttttttctgggacacactgtatactcttaccaaatttgaaaattgattatATCTCCTCATATTGAATGGTTAGTAAAAAGTACCTTaatctcaacccaggtgaggtaaatgggtaccggtaggaagtaattccttaaaaagctgtgtgcgctatgaacgcctagcttaaccgggtaatataggagcaccttgagcacctaacaaggtggatatgtgcgcaatataaataccctatattattattattaatctccTCTATCATTCTTAACATCAACTATGGTAATCGGGCCTTAATGAAAAGGAAGTCCCTTACCCTGGCCGACTATCGTTGGGCGTGGCCAGTCCACTatcccctcctctctctcctcCCCCGTAGAGTGGGGCAGCTTGCAGGCGTGACGTCTTGGCCAACGTGGTACTCATGGATGCTTCCCACTGCCTTGCTGCATTCTTGATGGCTAGCCGCCTTTTCTCCTGTATTCACAAAACCAGATTGAAAAAtgttattattgaaaaatgcACTTACACTTAAAGGtctctttttcaaaatttggcATCCACCATAGTCCACTTTGATATTGCAGTTCAATTCAGTTCATTTGTATCACAAATTCTTCCCTTCCAGGTTTTTCTGTCCTATCTATTAAGCAAGTATAGGAGCATTAAGGCCAATAAGTAAGGATTTCATGTAATTCAAGCCTTGTGATAGCCATATTTCCCATCTAATATAACACAGCAATATTACTTTTCAAAACTGAAATAGGCCACCAAGTAATTCAAAACCAACCACAAGATTCATTATaccatattttttgtttgaggTCAATCCATACATTTCAGATCTAGTGCTGTGGATGATGACAGTCGCGAATTTTTGCAATTACAACGGGGACGGATTCTACAACATAGCCAATCTATTGAAAATTCCCGTAATATCACAATTAACAACTGAGAGGTCTTTGTAGAAaattggtggaccgggacagctgATCGCCCTAAGATTCGGAGCTGACAAAAAATtccaaatatgtcgtttgtccagagtcactGCTTTTTTGATCCATTGATTTTCGACACAGGCTGCTTTGTCAGGAAAGGGCTTCtgacaatagattctctacgttccagaaagcgtctACGTAATGGTTGCAAAAACCCCTTTTGTCATTGAAAAACCTGTAGGGGACTGCAAGACACTTTTATTTGTTCAATCGTAACTCAAGTATAGGTGGAAACATAAAGCATAATGGTGtcttgaaagaaaattaaacataaatatCCATTTATTCTTACTTGATTTTGGGGTGCTTATGCCTGCTTTGAAACTAAACCTAACTTTCTCGTAATGCCCTATCACAATCTACAATTTGAAACTGAAAATAGCCTGCTACAGCCCTGCGCACACTATACGATTTGTTGCgattcaaatttcaaagaaattacaataacatttgatatgaacattccaaccaataaaatCTTTGTAATCAagagttcagaatagtggtaggactaCTGATGTCGTAATTCAGTCTAGTTCGTGCCTCTCTATAGTAATAAATGCAAATTCCATTCCAGATCTTAATGACGGCATCATCAGCTGGGGCTTGAAACATATTTGGACTTTACTCTGACCACAGTGCTTGCCACGGAGTACAAATATAATCTTATTATTCCTAACATTATGCCaaacttcaaatgaaataacTTTACTTCTTGAAACTTTCATATTCaaatgcaaaatgtgatttattaaATAATCGCGTCTTATCGGATCACATAGTGTGCGCCGGGCTTAATAACAAGCCTCAGAGATTTCAAACCAGATACTGTACCTTGAGAACAGCTATTCTGTTCACAAGCCTCAGAGATTTCAAACCAGATACTGTACCTTGAGAACAGCTATTCTGTTCACAAGCCTCAGAGATTTCAAAACAGATACTGTACCTTGAGAACAGCTATTCTGTTCACAAGCCTCAGAGATTTCAAAACAGATACTGTACCTTGAGTACAGCTATTCTGTTCACAAGCCTCAGAGATTTCAAACCAGATACTGTACCTTGAGAACAGCTATTCTGTTCACCTCTCTCTTCTTCTGCTCCTCTTTCTTCACAACAGCCAGAGCAACCTTCCTCTCATCCTCCTAAAATATGCAAGAATATAAAAAGAGATGCGATGAACAGGCAAGTCAAGGAGATGTTTGACAAaggaatttcaaatgaaaatataataataataacatttatatagcacttattaCAATTTGTCTTGAAgcactttacatgtacatactattATCCTGATCACCAGATCTTGCACTTTGTCCACTCTCTGGGGAACATTCCAACAAGACTCCAATGCTAGGCATACTAAACTGGTTTtcgcatcctactgggtacacatttaacacctgggggccgtttcatagagctgttcgtaagttaagagcgactttaagaacttctggtgatcctttctgacgcgctaaaccatcgcctatgagtataccatttaccacaagaaaggatcaccagtcgttcttaaagtcgctcttaacttacgaacagctttatgaaacacccacctgggtgGAGAGAAATATTACTATTGCCAATGTCCACAGTTGCATTCCAATTCAAGTTCAAAATGTTGAGACACTGCATAAGCCAAATTTTGATCAGACATACTAAAGTGGTGAGTTAAACTTTGAATGATGAGCAACTTATAACAACAATACGATCATCACACTCTTgaggcctgtttcataaaggcttgtcataataacaaatgcacaatttcgataacaaatttaccatcagccaatcagattgaaggatttctgtagcttttaactattattgcaaatttgttattataacaagtttcatgaaatggacCCTTGTAGTATAATTGAACCCATAGTGGTACACAGTTTTCATATGTACAACATTAATCTTGAtttgatcctcaaattggcctcaatcattaattttcttttcattttcatactctgaaaaaaataaaatatggacaTAATATGAGTCAGAATGAATGATAGAAGCAAAATCCTAATGAAAACTGCCAATTTGCAATTTTAAatagtgactttgttgtttccattaaaattgccaatttggagTGCGCGCAATGATTTAATAGCTTACGTTCAATTTTTATActccaaaaaaaatgatataacatGAGTaagaatgaatgataaaatcaaaattccTTCAAAACTTGCATTTTTAAATAGTGACTTTGTTATTTCCATCATATTGCCAATTTGGAGTAAGCAATGATAAGCGCAAGTTTAAGACAGAAGAGGAAATTTGAATGATAACGGATTTTAGTCTTACTGATATTTTCTTCATATCCAGTTGTTTCAGATAAGCCATGCTGCGGATGATGATAGATTTGTAAGAGGATTCCTGGCAGAATGGGTTACCATCTAAAGACACTTCAGTCAAGGAGGTGGAGTCAGCCAGACAAGAGATGTCATCCCAGCTATTCACATAatcaaaagaaagaagaaagaggacATAGAGATAGAAAGCATGACAGAGGaagtgagaaagaaagagagagagagaggggggggggcatggacaGGGAGATACAGACAGTCAAGAAAAGAGACATAgttagaaaagaaaaacagaaaagtaaaggagtgagagagaaagaagagacaagacaAACaatgtgaaattttttttttcttaaatcactttcaaagaatgacacTCATTAGAATAGTGTAGTACAGTAAACTTGACGAGCTGACTACTAAAATTCTGCAATTCATATAGCCCTTTTACTGGGACCGTACTGTTCAAGAGCCTAtagattttatatgaaatacttATCGATAGCAGTtattattcacacaaaaaaaatcacagatcAATTTGGATATAAATGCTAGGACAGGATGATTGTGTACAGGATGTGTGTACAGGGGAcagtttcatgaagctgttcgtaagttaagagcgacttgatttttaagaacgactggtgattgTTTCTTCTGCGcgaaataatcaccaatgaacatatcTAATGgcgaatatcatttaccacgcGAAAGGGACACCAGTTGTTATTAAAGTCGCTCTCAATTTACGATCAgcattatgaaacacccaccaggtaatACAAACTGAACAAATGAAGCATCATTGATGTGGACATCCATGTACGAATATGCATTTGCTGAGgagggggcgtcgtggtctagtggttctgactctcgcctttcaaacagtgGGTCATGATTTTGAATCCTAAcaatggcgtgttttccttcagcaagaaatttattcatactTTGCTGCACTCgatccaggtgaggtaaatgggtaccagcaggaagtatttcctcaaaaagctgtgcgcaccagaatcggtagactagcttagccggggtaatataggagcgccttgagcacctagtgaggtggatatgtgcgctatacaaatcctatattattattattattatgatgggCATGTTTCAGGAGGTTTTTGAGTTTGGGGTTGGCAGCTCAATGAGGGGATGGCTAAAGAATATCAAGAAGAAGCCAGATGGAGGAGAGTAAGAGGGTCGGTTGGAGGATGCAATGAATCAAGCAAAGAGGAAGGAGGGAtggggttaaaggtcaagtccacccaaggaaaatgctgacttgaataaataaagaaaaatcaaactagcatagtgctgaaaatttcatcaaaatcggatgtaaaataagaaagttatgacattttaaagttttgcttatttttacaaaacagtgatatgcacaaataggtgagtcagtcgatgatgtccatcactcactatttcttttgtattttattatttgaattatacaatatttcattttttatagatttgacaataaggaccaacttgatggaaccatatagtatcaaacaatgcttattccacatgttcagggaggaattaattgttgtatcacttgaccatgaggagaaaattagaatatttcatttttcatataataaaacaaaagaaatagtgagttgatgACGCCATGgactcctcatttgcatactagcCAGGatgtgttttgtgaaattaagcgaaactttaaaatgtcataactttcttattttacatccgatttggatgaaattttcagcgttatgcttgctggatttttctctttttattcaaatcaacatttgttgGGTTGGAATTGTCCTTGAAGTGTGATTGCCGCGAGTGTGAGGTGAATCAAACCATTCCCGTTCATGGGGAACAAAACCAGATTCAAAACATTGGACTACTTCTTGTACTGGCATGGGAAGCACGTTAAACAAACATTGTCTATTCTGACCAATGTCGTGATATGTCACAGATATCTATGCGAGTAAGAATTAAAATGAGCTTTCAAGTCAAACTTTCTCTTTGTCAAGCATCACAGAGATCAACTTCATCCTGTACTTACTTTGTTATGAGATTGAAACTTAGAAACAGCCTCTGCAAGCTCGGTAATGTGTCAACATCAGTCtatgaaaaaagagaaaaacaaatcatcaaATCCAATTCAATtctaaatttacaaaaaaatcctTTGTATTAATGATTGTAACAATATGTACCGTTATTAAGAACAACAATTGCACTTGCTTATGTAGCACTTTTCACCTAATTTATCTAATCAGTCTACAATAGTTCAACATAATCACCCTTATTGAACAGAGAAGCTGTTAGGCACTTCTGTGTTTCAAGAAATAAACTTGCATCAGGTTCTGAGGTATGATGTGGTACAACAATTTCCTGATTAGATATCTGAAAGTTCCATCAAGATATTACATCCTCAAATATGAAGCCCATTGCATGCTTTGGAAAAGGTTTTACATCAAAAGAAACGCGCAGATAGTTTGATCAAGCACTGCATCAAAAGATAAATTTAcaagtaaaatcacaaaattgatcATGTAAggcacattttatttttcattcctcCACAACCTCACTGTTCCTACATACAAAACATACAAGATCATATAATCTAGTAATGAATTGAAatagagatacatgtagatgcattTGGTGGATTTATGAAAATTTAAGACAGACTTTAATAAATGGTTCCCCTGgtacattgataataataacaacagcaacaacaacaacaaacaataataacatgcaacatttacaaagtgcttaaaacaatgtttctaagcactgcatactGATACCCCAGCTTTCGTACTGCTACCCATTAagtacacctgggtggagagcggcaaatgtagaaaaatgccttgccaaaggacacaaGCACCAGGATGGAGCTTGAACCCGGACTGTGTGTTTCAATGTTCAGAAACTTATCTACTCAGCCACAACTACACTAGaggggtactccgggctgaaaatatttatatctacataaatcaagtaaaattcacagagcaaattgctgaaaatttcatcaaaatctgataacaaatatacagttcagcaatattttgtgaaaacagttatatgcacattatatgcacgtcatcatgaatattcattagatgggctgatgatgtcacatcccaactGTCTTTTTTCTTACGTTATTAcgtgaaatcataattgtttcattatttcatacatttgtGAATGATACCTTGCTACCTTGTAATGGAATAAGTTGCAGCAGTGAATATCTAacgcactaaatcagttgtcaatccaactttttattattaaaggaaacaaattgaataaacctaatttcaaatactaaaagaaaaagTGGGGAAATGACATCAATTTGCTCACTGCATATTTATAAGGACAAgcctaaaactgtttcaccggaataatgcaacaccttaatatttcatatctttattattttcttgtctgattttgatgaaatttttagggttttgtttgtctgatttttctttatctgttcaaacaatattttcagCACTACTCCTTTAAACCACTTCTCAAAGCGCACACTCATTGAATATTTATAAGGACAAgactagaactgtttcaccggaataatgcaaaacCACTTCTCAAAGCGCACACTCACCACGGTGGAGATCTTGTTCCGCCTCAGGTTGAGTTCCGTCAGGGAGTCCATCCCACAGAGTCCCTCCACGTGGGTGATCTCGTTGCCGGCCAGGTTGAGGACCCGCAGCTCCTGCAGGTGATCCAGGTTCTCCACCTTGCTGATGCGGTTGCCATGGAGATCAAGAACATCCAGCTTCACCAGGTTGGTCAGTCTCTCGATCTTCTGGATTCTGTGAGGAAGTTCAGATGGAAAGAGCTGTTGCACATTTGGAAGATCTTGGTATCaggcaaaaaataataattttgggCTATTTTTCACAACTTACTGCCTAAATATGCAACACTGGATGAGCTGTAACATTGCAACAATGTGGGATTTTCCAGGGCTTCTTCTTTTTACAGTTTCCATGGCTCTTTCCAGCATTTTAGGAGCGAAATCGCCCTGCGCCCCGGTGTATTTTTTCCCTGCTTGGTATAAGCCAATGACAATAAAACTCAAAGGCTCAATCCCTTTTGCAAAACTGGGACGGTTCCATGTGGCTGACAGGCAAATACTCAATTCTGCGTCCTGTCATACAAACAATCAAATCTAAGATGAATATTAAGTTGCAAGTTGAAAGCAAATCAAGTATTAAAGATCTGATAAATAAGATTAACTGCATCTCTTGTATTTCAGGGTACTGGAATTGAATGAGAAGATAAAACATTTTGTGGGGGTTTTCAATGATCCATCTATCAAATTCTCTTCCAGCTTCCCTTTGTTCTATCCCCAATGTCACTTTGTTCAGATTCAATTTAAAGAGTtatctcatgaaaaaaaagcatattCAACATAGCTCCATTTACAGTAatctttaaatttgttttgttttataatttcTAACTCACttttgtttgtacatgtacatttcaaattttctatattttaaagTGCTTTGATATGGATCCCATGAAAAGTGCTACAGAAGACtaagctattatcattattatgaaaacaCACTAACCTGTTCTTGCCAAGCATAAGAACCCTCAAGGACCTCATGGTGTCCAACCCCGAGATGGCCTCTATCCTGTTGTCGTAGAGGTCAAGGAAGATGAGTCTTCTGAGTGATGCTAGGTGTTCTATCCTCCTGATGCCATTGTGCTGAAAGTTGAGTAATCTCAGGTGATCTTCTCCCTCGAGGATGGGGCACTGCGTCAGTTTCCTCCTGTATGTGGGAAAGGCAATATTGCAAATTCAAGCATTTGACATACGCCTTTTGGCTTTAGTGATGCCACTGGCATATTAAGGTCCCATGACATCATATGGCTCCTCTCTACTTGACACCCGTAGAATACAGGATCACCCGTACAATTACCCTATCAGGGTTTAGACCCCTCTCTTCTTGAGTCCTGTAGACCACAGGATCACCCAGAGCAAGGGTGATCCTTCAAACACTACCTCAAATCTTCACTCTCTTTATTTGCCTAACAACCATCAAGTACACTTACCCTATCAGGGTTTAGACCCCTCTATTCTTGAGTCCTGAAGACCACAGGATAAATGGTTAGCAAGGGTGATCCATCAACACCTGATATATTCATCCCCTTCATTCACTCAACAACCAGTCAGTAACGTCTGGCAGCAGGGCTAAATCAGGTAACACCTACTCATGTCTTTGCTCTCTTTATTCACAGAACAAGCAGTTTGAACCCATCGGTTACTCAAACCTGTCTAAGTTGAGACTATCAGGGTTTAGACTCCTCTCCTGGAGTCCTGTAGACCACAGGAATGCCAGCTAGAGAGGGATATTCAGAGAACACATCTTCACTCTCTTTATTCACCTAAGAACCACCAAGTACACTAAAGTTGAGTCTATCAGGGTTTAGACTTTTGCTTCTTGAGTCCCATAGACCACAGGATTACAAGGTAGCATCAGGGATCCATCTCCTCTTCACTCACCTAACAACAATCAAGTACACTAACCTGTCTAAGTTGAGTCTATCAGGGTTGAGACTCCTTTCTTCCAGAGTCCTGTAGACCACAGGAATGTCAAGCAGCAGGGGTAAATCAGTAAACACCTTTTCACATCTTAACTCTCTTTTCTCACCTTACAACCATCAAGCACACCTACCTGTCTAAGTTGAGTCTATCAGGGTTGAGACTCCTCTCTTCTTGAGTCCTGTAGACCACAGGAACACCAGGCAGAGAGGGGGATTCTGAGAACAGCACCCGGTCACCTACAAAGAAGACAATGATTCAATCATACTTCTTTATTTTTGGAACTTTGCGTTGGCTTGATTGACGAACGTTCTGATTGTAATAATTGAGGAAATATACATTCTACAAGTGCAAGtgaatataaattattaaatgCCTCTGAAAAGGCTGATAGAATAATTATGCATTACTTTCACAAGAAGTAGAGATATCTGAATAGCTGCCCCTCTATAGACTAGAAccttatttctaaaaaaaaatagagtatTTAATATTCatcccctccaaaaaaaattcaattgaatGACTTTATCCAACAATAAGAATTCTCATCTTCATTTTCagataggattttttttttcatttgtctttttgttaaaaatagacATTATTCATTTGTGTTAGAAACAATTATTTTGCAGCTGTATACGATGTGCAATGCAGAAAGTCAACAAATTTGTTagaatgtaattttttaaaatggatGTAATTTGTGGGAGATATATAATGATCCTTACTTTCTGTTCACTgtttatcattatcaatcaagaaataaatCAGGTGTGAACCAAGTAAACAATTATTTGTCATAACATATATTACAGATATTCAACTTTCTTACATTCAtataaattaacaaattaacacaTCAATCTTAGAGTTAAAACTGCCTAACACCGTAGAAATATTACTTCTAATATTCAACTTGAGTCACAGCAGAATACACTTACAATTAAAATGCACTTTTGCtgtgaaacaaaagaaatatatgtaGCCGATAGCACTCTTTAATTAACCCTAAAATTTTGAATGCAGAAACAGAAATGACCAACTCCATGTACTATGTTGTTAGTGAATCACAAAACctttgctgctaccctgtttggcgttcaacgattaaaggaaaaaacaaattttcggaattactcctatttgttcaagatcagtatgctcgatctgcatgaaaatcataaatcgtAAGTCagatgatttatgattttcatacagatcgagcatactgatcttatgatttttcattacagatcgagcatactgatctttaacaaataggagtaatgccgaaacttcgttaaacaaattataatttcctcctataaaagcctcttaatttactaaagggatagagcctcaacgatctggcactgcacagcggccgccgggcccacgatcaattgggcaaagcaaattttttgagtatttcatttcatgtctatttcgaacaataaattatggatttaccCTTATCGTATCTTTTCTATCTGGTATACACCTGTACAT encodes:
- the LOC121415163 gene encoding leucine-rich repeat-containing protein 49-like isoform X6; translated protein: MYAYNKKRQRSGMTYKEVNSLGLQFSLQANASTVNERPAGKAPQPPHTDFRLTIQKIPTVPTAPYSLAMQTKGYTQDDTIVTDLDINNSEFRMGRDQGQGYRSAFQQDYPASQHALHSSRRFSQPVSAEPQQQDHSLSASYGGHTESRTPRHRQVHHPATAFATQLTDLDPNNYQKPTPPREEMPSVYPHPGSHSHSHPTHTHGATRQIQSAGSVQSRQVKPSSYVPGDRVLFSESPSLPGVPVVYRTQEERSLNPDRLNLDRRKLTQCPILEGEDHLRLLNFQHNGIRRIEHLASLRRLIFLDLYDNRIEAISGLDTMRSLRVLMLGKNRIQKIERLTNLVKLDVLDLHGNRISKVENLDHLQELRVLNLAGNEITHVEGLCGMDSLTELNLRRNKISTVTDVDTLPSLQRLFLSFNLITNWDDISCLADSTSLTEVSLDGNPFCQESSYKSIIIRSMAYLKQLDMKKISEDERKVALAVVKKEEQKKREVNRIAVLKEKRRLAIKNAARQWEASMSTTLAKTSRLQAAPLYGGGERGGDSGLATPNDSRPGSSEGGSDKGHPVDLLDGGRSQDSSRPSTRSDSRQRKLPTPDLLANITPDEVCHLAELEGDTLHLYGPGSLDALDKNWGVQAAGSITTVSIKFVDFNKVAKHLQKIRLRFPNVSNVNFGECNISNLVQLNALASLRRLESLTISKQGNPITNYVLWKQYLLFRLAHLNIKKINGQPTDQYSAENYFGTLSKLTAEELSNSRLQMLLGDSRRRLTQPLNELELKARRQLTAEQPSTSENAGKAGLVFFSEDGLDCLHRERLSKTDLASAYVHQLTSEAIDADRKVATLAQIWPKIFIGMVHKALLDMADLQTYQHRALERFKNS
- the LOC121415163 gene encoding leucine-rich repeat-containing protein 49-like isoform X5, which translates into the protein MMKKTHELRKSGDALSLPVISVTDFRLTIQKIPTVPTAPYSLAMQTKGYTQDDTIVTDLDINNSEFRMGRDQGQGYRSAFQQDYPASQHALHSSRRFSQPVSAEPQQQDHSLSASYGGHTESRTPRHRQVHHPATAFATQLTDLDPNNYQKPTPPREEMPSVYPHPGSHSHSHPTHTHGATRQIQSAGSVQSRQVKPSSYVPDESPDEHEPSDLGSPSTQPTCAFRTFNSGDRVLFSESPSLPGVPVVYRTQEERSLNPDRLNLDRRKLTQCPILEGEDHLRLLNFQHNGIRRIEHLASLRRLIFLDLYDNRIEAISGLDTMRSLRVLMLGKNRIQKIERLTNLVKLDVLDLHGNRISKVENLDHLQELRVLNLAGNEITHVEGLCGMDSLTELNLRRNKISTVTDVDTLPSLQRLFLSFNLITNWDDISCLADSTSLTEVSLDGNPFCQESSYKSIIIRSMAYLKQLDMKKISEDERKVALAVVKKEEQKKREVNRIAVLKEKRRLAIKNAARQWEASMSTTLAKTSRLQAAPLYGGGERGGDSGLATPNDSRPGSSEGGSDKGHPVDLLDGGRSQDSSRPSTRSDSRQRKLPTPDLLANITPDEVCHLAELEGDTLHLYGPGSLDALDKNWGVQAAGSITTVSIKFVDFNKVAKHLQKIRLRFPNVSNVNFGECNISNLVQLNALASLRRLESLTISKQGNPITNYVLWKQYLLFRLAHLNIKKINGQPTDQYSAENYFGTLSKLTAEELSNSRLQMLLGDSRRRLTQPLNELELKARRQLTAEQPSTSENAGKAGLVFFSEDGLDCLHRERLSKTDLASAYVHQLTSEAIDADRKVATLAQIWPKIFIGMVHKALLDMADLQTYQHRALERFKNS
- the LOC121415163 gene encoding leucine-rich repeat-containing protein 49-like isoform X7 translates to MYAYNKKRQRSGMTYKEVNSLGLQFSLQANASTVNERPAGKAPQPPHNSEFRMGRDQGQGYRSAFQQDYPASQHALHSSRRFSQPVSAEPQQQDHSLSASYGGHTESRTPRHRQVHHPATAFATQLTDLDPNNYQKPTPPREEMPSVYPHPGSHSHSHPTHTHGATRQIQSAGSVQSRQVKPSSYVPDESPDEHEPSDLGSPSTQPTCAFRTFNSGDRVLFSESPSLPGVPVVYRTQEERSLNPDRLNLDRRKLTQCPILEGEDHLRLLNFQHNGIRRIEHLASLRRLIFLDLYDNRIEAISGLDTMRSLRVLMLGKNRIQKIERLTNLVKLDVLDLHGNRISKVENLDHLQELRVLNLAGNEITHVEGLCGMDSLTELNLRRNKISTVTDVDTLPSLQRLFLSFNLITNWDDISCLADSTSLTEVSLDGNPFCQESSYKSIIIRSMAYLKQLDMKKISEDERKVALAVVKKEEQKKREVNRIAVLKEKRRLAIKNAARQWEASMSTTLAKTSRLQAAPLYGGGERGGDSGLATPNDSRPGSSEGGSDKGHPVDLLDGGRSQDSSRPSTRSDSRQRKLPTPDLLANITPDEVCHLAELEGDTLHLYGPGSLDALDKNWGVQAAGSITTVSIKFVDFNKVAKHLQKIRLRFPNVSNVNFGECNISNLVQLNALASLRRLESLTISKQGNPITNYVLWKQYLLFRLAHLNIKKINGQPTDQYSAENYFGTLSKLTAEELSNSRLQMLLGDSRRRLTQPLNELELKARRQLTAEQPSTSENAGKAGLVFFSEDGLDCLHRERLSKTDLASAYVHQLTSEAIDADRKVATLAQIWPKIFIGMVHKALLDMADLQTYQHRALERFKNS